A window of Fusarium verticillioides 7600 chromosome 7, whole genome shotgun sequence genomic DNA:
AGGTATGTTCCAGCCTCGTAATTGGTTGTCAGAACGTCACGTCGAGATTCGAAAGCCTTCTGTGAGAGGACATGGTGGTTGGTTCGAAGAGCTACACCCCGAGCAAGGTAGCGTTGCTCACGCATGGCCTTTTCGTCCTGCTTCTTAGGTGCGGTCGCCATAAGGACAGATGCGTAATGACGGAGAACACCAGTCAAGACCATGACAATGGTGATCGGGATAAGGATCCAGTAGCTACAAGTTCCAGTTAGTGGCTTCGTCCATTAGCGGACCATTCGGGAGGCGACGAACAATAACTGAGGATCCCTATGAAGGGTCTGAACCGGAGCTTGCGCCATGATGCCGATAGTTGCAAACGTGGAATAGCAGCGTTGGGAAAGGCGAAGCTGATGTCGCGTTGCAATGGAGTTGTTGGAGATGTGAGGTTCAACGTCGTCAAATAGCCATGAATCAAGGCAACCGACGCCACATGTAAGCGGAGCTGCTTGATTGGTGGCGGTACACTATCGACCCTGGAGCAGCCACACTTTACAGAGTCTTTAGCTTTCGATGAAGGGACAGCTATCCACATGCTTCGCTTCGGCCCCACGACAGCCCAGACTTCCCATGACAGCGAGTCTCAATACTTGTACATATAGAAAACGACCACTTTCTTTAGCAACATACCACAGCAttcaatctcctcaacacAAGCCATTGCGCGCCTATATATATCATGGCCAACGCCGCTGAAAAAATCTCGGTCTATAATCTTGCTGGTAAGCTCTCCAGCTCCTTATAAGCTCTTATACGAGACCATCTTCTGACACGGTGGCTCTTCGCGACACAGACCTCAAGAACACATCCGACGATGCTATCCCCAACTACCTAAACTCTCTCAAGTTCCACCAGTCTCATACCCTCACCGATGTTCGCCTTGCGCTCGGATACACTGCTTTCAGTGTTGCAGCTGCTTGTTTCCTCTGGGACTACAAGCTAGGTTTTGAGAGCACGAAATACTACACAGCTGCTGCCGTTACGCTCTACACCTTGATCAATGGCGCCTTGACACTATGGATTATGTTCCGTGAAAAGGGTGTTGTGTACGAGGGAACTTCACCATCTGGAGAAAAGGTCGGACGAATTTAATCGCATCTTCTTTACAATCTACTAACATCTTTGTTAGATCTCCATCAGCAGTTCTACAAAGAAGAACGTCCCCATCTACAACCTCACCATTACCGTCACTGATGATAACTCGAAATCCACCGTTCACAAAATCTCCAAGCCTTTCAGCGGCTGGTTCGACCAAACTGGCCAATTTGTTGCTGTTCCCTTCCAGGAGCTCCTCGCCAACTCAGTACCTTTGATCGGCAAGCGAGACCCCAAGCGTGTTACCGTCTCTAAGGAGTTGTTGGATGCCAGCCccgatgttctcgatgctATTCTGGCTGCGAACGCCACTGGTGCCGAGGCCGCATCCACACCAGAGGTaactgagaagaagggtggcAAGCGACGCAAGGCGTAAAAAGGAGCATTGGAGAATATGAAGTGGTTATATATAGTATGGCGTTTGTAGGGAATCATATTGATGCCATGCACTGACAGGGTATTGTCAGAACTCCGGCAGAGCATCTGATTATGTCTCTTGTGCTTAAATATTGTCCAATTCTGAATGATCTCTGTTATATAAACCTTTTCCGACTACCTATCTAGCGCCAACCACTAAAAGGAGATCAAGTCCGATAATGCCATGGTGCTATGGCATTGCCTCTATGTAAAACACAGCTCGTCATCTTACTTGAGATCAGCCCAAGCGGCCCTAGCCAGTCGTGCTGTCTTTCTCACCTCTCGTACACGATGTCCACAAACCAATGTCAACTGTCGTTGTACTTGAGGCGCATGTGGTATCAAGTGCTGGGAGTCGTATGTCTGTGGTAGGCTCCCTACGATCTCCAGCGCAAGCTTGCCACAAGCACCCTCCGTCTCTATATCAGCAGACACGGGAGAAGATTTATGTGAGAAGACACTGCTGCagatattgatgatgcttcgAATATGCCCCTTACCCTTCTCAGGGGCCTCTGCGAGTGTATTCTTAATCACGTCCAGGGCCGCCTTGGTTTCGGGGCCGATGCCACTGTTTTGCGCAACGGCGATCGAGATTCGGAGGATGCTGTCTGCATCGGCTTCATAAATTGGGAAATTCATGTGCTTGACCATGAGTAACACGGCTGTGCTGTAGTTCGCCTTGCcctgttggttctggaccTCTGCTTCCGTTCCAGTAGCGGCTTGTAGCATTGGGCTGACAAGCTGGAAGTAGACCTTCTGGGTCCAGAGAGGCTTGACGATGGCATAACACTCTTTGGTAAGCGGTTGCTGAGGGGCCACAATCATTTCAAGTCGTCGAGCAAGTTCAGTGCCAAGCTTGGGATCGTTGGGCGATTCCTTGACCACATCTAATAGTGTCTTTGCCTCCTTGCCGCTATAACGTCTGACCATGCCCGCAACAAGAGCATAAATAGAGGTGATTTGCTCCAAGCGAAAGGCGTCATTTTCTGATGTAGATGCGGGTAACAAACTAGAGGATCGTTGCTCTAGAGCTGTTATGAGACTCGGAATAGTCTCAATTTTGAACTTGTTTGCTAGAATagtcaagatggaaagagCCACTGGTCTGCTGAAGTTTGTGTCTGCTGCGAAACCGCTGAGAATCAACTCTTGGGCAACTCCAATGTCAAACTACAATTGAGTTAGCAATAAAGAATACGAGTTATGATGGAAGGGTCCTTACCAGGCGAGATACTGCTGATGTCTGCAAAGCTTGCAGTATACCAAAAGCTAGAACATTGGGCGCTTCGGAAGTTAACCAACTCCAAGATGAGCCATTCTCTAGGCTCAACTGAGCTTCCGGCGCCGTCTTCGGAACCGTAATAGACTCATCACGGAAGAGGTTAATGGCAAAACTCTCAGCCTTGAGTGATGTTTGTTGAGTTTCACTGAACTCGTGGATGATAAAGCCTGCAAGAGTGGAAATAAGATGAAGGTACTGGTGTCCAGAGACTTCGTCGACATTGGCAAAATCATCACTCAAACTTAGAGCTTGTTTGCCTGTCTGAGGATGTGTTTCAATTACCTTGGTCGCTCTGCGATAGAGTTGCCTAGCAATGAAAAGGGTAACGACTAAGAACTCGCTTCTTATCTCGGTCACAGAGGCTGACTGAGAAACTCGGCTATGATATTCAGGAGAAGACCCAGCTGCTGTCTCCCCACCAAGCAGACTCAGGGCAGGGTACGCAGAGCTGATCTTTTGTAAGGGCTCGTCTTCGATGGATAATTCTTTGTCAGGATTCTTTGCCAAGCAGGCGTCGTTGAAGTATCGAATAGTGGATTGGATTGTAGCAACCAGGGCACACCAAATTTCAGGATCCGACTTGGATTCCAGCGAGTCAAAGAGTTCTGATAGGAATGCGCGAATGGAGTAAATGAAGTGATCGAAACCATCTCGTGGTGTGAAGGGTAGTTCTGAGGAGCCCAGGTATGCAACCAAACCTCCAAGAGTCTTGATCGTCTCAACCGTATCAGGAACATTACCATTTTGTCGACTGGAGCGAATGATGCTCAAACTCTCATCCACGAGGCCTTTGAAACCGCGAGGGAAGTATCGAATAGCCCGTTGGAGAGCCTGGGCAGCATCGTTAATGAGTTCATCGCCCCCAGAAGATCGAGGGTACCCGGGACCCgacttcttgagaatggcaaacAGAGATGAGCAGATTTCTGAGCAAGTTGACTCGGGAAGTAATCGCTGAGAAATGTCGCTTGCATCATTGTTTGAGAGATCCAATGACTTGGAAGGCCGTTGGCAAACCAAAACTCCAGCTCCCGGGACAGCCTGCGTAGCGACCTTGATGTCATCATAAGAGGCATCCGGTTTAGAGCCAAGGTTCACGGGGCCcttgaagacatcttcataaagggacttgaagaaaccgTCTATGGCAGCAAAATCCTCACGGTCCTCAGCGGCCATATTTGTGTCAACTAATAGGAAACGAGTTTCCAAGATGACGTGCAAGACTTTTAGAAGATCCTGGGTGTGGACAGGTGCCTTTGGATGTCGCAAGTTCTCTTTGATATGTGTAATGACGGGAGCAGCCATTAGGACAAAAGCACTAGGCTTGGAGCTCAGGACACTGACCATGAGTCGGCCAGCGGGTGAAGCATACATAGTTGTCGCAAGATCTGGTACGCAGTCTCGGGTAACTGATAATGTGTAGTCGCGAAGGCTATCCCCAGTGAGTCGTCTAGTGAGAGACTTGAGAACTTCCAATGTGCCCCAGATGGTATCTTCAATTTCTCCGTTTCGAACCTCATACTTCAAGCTGCCCCATATTTGGTTGGCATAGGGCGCAATTGCTTTCTGAGGATGGCTGTACTCATCAAGACAGGCTTGCATGGtcttgaggatatcgagCTAGTTTCGGTCAGCTTAACTTCTCCCTTTCAAGAATCAAAGAATGGGTtccaccaaccttgacatTGACCGTCACAGCATCACCCTGGTCCAGTTTGCCCAAGAGGAATGGAAAGACCTTATCAGCTAATAAGTGGTTTGCCGAAAAGCACTTTCGTAGTGCtagcttcagctcttcaggGGTGATTGCAACTTGAGATGCTCGAGGGAGTGAAATGGGAAAGTATGGCTTGAAAACACCATACACCTCTTCCAGCACGTCTTGAGAGACTGTGTACTCAGACATGAACAATCTCAAGATGTCAAACCACACCATCAAACACTCGGGGTCTCGTTCACTTCTGCACAGTTGAATTAAGTCGAGCATAAAGCCAGCTGACGAGCCGTGTGTGTTCTGCAAATCGCTGGCGACCCCAGGAGTTATCATGAGTAGCCGTATGAGCTCATAGATTTCGAGTCTGGTCTTGGATACTTGGCGTGGGAAGTCATCCTTGAGAGAGCACACTTTCTGGATGATGTCATGCCCCATGTGCCGTTGGAAGGACTTCATGGCGACTATCCTAGATAGCGCACTCGCGGAGGGCATGATTCCAGCTTTATGATCGACCTCGAACATGGCTCCGAAGAAGCTGACCAATAGTTTCACTGGCCAATTGTTAGACAAAATCGTAGTCATGTCTTGTACAAAAGCTTACCTTGGCTGGGTTTCAGAATATCATTGCTTAGAAAGTCCAACGTCCGTGATAGAAACTCGAGCGCTATGATAGTTAGACACGACCGATGCCACGATATGAACCGAGACTTACCCTTTGCCCTCGCCGTCCAATCTGGTGTCTCATTCTCGGCCTCATTACCACTACCTGGCATCCAAGGCTGCACAGCTTCGACCCATCGTGCTACAGGATTTGTATTGGCCGCTGAAGTTTGAATCTCTGGTCAAAGTCAGAACATCTTCATTTAGCAGGGATGGACTGAAGTACCgttggcagccttcttggctaTCGCTGTCTGTTGCCCCTCATTGTCAGCTAGAACAAATTCAAGAGCCCATTGCCTAAAgtctgccatgatgagacAGTGTGAGACCGCACAAGCCGTTCGACTGTCTTCTTGGGTGCACAAATCCAACAGTTCGCCCTATCCCAAACAACTTATAAAGAGAAACCTGAAACTTTGCCCGTCGAGTTTGCGATAGTGAAGTGGCAGAAAGTTGAAGCCCACCAAAAGCGGTGAAATTGTATGGCGGGGTAGTTGAGCACTGTAGTTGGTTTTCTGCAGCGTGATGTCAAAAGTGAAAAGATAATATGAGAGACGTTATGAAATAAGATCCAGATTCTCTAGTATATTGTATTTCGAGGTTTTTGATATAAGTCTTATCAGATTGGTCCAATTGCTGAAGCCCTCTTTGTCATCATGTCAAACTCCGAAGCCGGCCATCGACCTCTACGGAGATGTCCCGTCATTCCGCAGCCACGGCCCCACTGCAGTATTTCTTGGGTTGATTGACAACAGCAATTTTGGTGGTCGGCCCCTGTATTTCTTTCTCCGTCATCGACCTCCAAAACACATCCACACAACTGAGCCCGACACTTTCAGAGGTGGCTTGTCGACTCAATTGCCCTCCAGCATGGCCTCACTACGAATTCCTGCCCTTCGCCGGCTTGTAGCCGCTCCCATACGCACCACCCGAGCTATCAACCAGCGACGATGGGCTCAAGTTCACGATATTCGCTTCCTCGCAACAACCCAACCTTCGCAAGCCGTCGTCGAGAAATACAAAGAGAAACTGAACCAGAAGGCTCAGAAAGAGGGCCTCCAGAGCATTGACCAGCTCAAGGCAGCTTACGCTGACAAAATCGATGCTGAGCGTCGAAAGAGTGGTATTGAGATTCCAGTTGGAACAATTCCTCAAGCACCCGAAACACCAGTTGTTCAACCCAACGCCGACGACCCCCCTGGACAAGACGAGCCCACCAGAGACCCTCGCGATCCTCCTACCACTCCTCCCCAATATCCTCCAGCCGGCTCAGATAAGCCTGCTATCAAGACTCTAAATGACATCATTGACCTCCCCAAGGCACGGGAGCTTCCAGAGAAGGAGCTTACAGCTATCTGGCGTCTACGACATGCCTCATCTGAGCAGAACCTCTGTGCTGTAATCCCGATGTCTACATACAAGGCTATGGAGGACGCTGCACGAGCAGCCCCTCAATTCGTCCTTCCGGTGCCTCATCCCGCCCAAGGCGCAGAGATTCACTTCCTGCAGTGGACCTTTGATGCCGCGTCCAAAACTAGCACTGTTCTGTTCACCCAGCTTGCTGAATACAAGAACCGAGGCGAGTTTGCACAGCCTCATACTACCATCACACACCACCTCGACCTTGCCGATGAGCGAGGTCTGGTTTTGATGCAGGGCCAGGTCCTGCCTGACCGAGGTGTTACACCAGAGAACGCCAAGTGGCTTCTCATGTCTCTACAGCGATTCTATGGTGGTTGGGATGGTGAGGAAGTCGAGCTGACTGGTGAGCGTAAGGATAGGGCTGAGGAGCgaaagaagctgctgaaCTGGTTCGCAGCTGGCGACTCGAGATTCAGTGTTGATAagctgctggaggaggctgagcgCATGGGTTAAGTATGGAAGCATTCTGTTTCAACCATGAGCTCCGCACCATGGTTTTGTGTTATTAAAGGCAAATAGCGTGACATCCACCTAAGAAAGGTGATGAATTGTAGAATATATGACTAGTGTACAAGATTATTTAAACATCCACCACGTCCTACGATGCTCTCTCGTTTGCCGTGATCTCAACTCTTGGTTAATGCAGACTTGCAGCAAAGCAGTGCAGTTGGTGCAGGTAGTACAAAGTTCAAGATATCATGTTAACTTAATGATTAAAATAATATGTCTAAATTCGTTCCCTCGGTATTCAACATAACATGACcaacctcaacgccatccaaGCAACACCATTGTCCCATAGTGAAATTCAATTCGAGGTATCTGacaatgttgatgttcaCAAAGCCAAGTAGAGGTATCCGTAACATGATATCAATCCATATATGCTCCAATCCGTATATCCTTTTTGCGCTCCATGTATATTCAAATCCGTCTTTCATCTCCGTGTATTGGTTCGTGTATATCGTTATGCCTCTTCGAACACTTTCTAAGTCTCGCCACTACTACTCGATTGGCACTCCTCCACCATATCTTCTTTGACAGACAGCTTCGCCTTTTCTGGTAGCACCGCCTCACAGCCTTCAGGGACGCGGCAAATATTGCGTGCATTGCATGTTTTCCATAGAACCTCACGTACTTCTTTGAAGACCTGATCGACCGCATCCATCGCCCAGATGACATCTAGATGTTCGTATTCAGGGATCACCTTGCTGTGGACCAGGTTGACATGAGGCTCACGGCCCTTTTCGAACCGCCGGAGCAGTTTCCTTCCGTCAACAAGATCGTCGTTACCACAAACCCACATAGCCATAGGTGGCGCTTGTTTGTTATACCACGCGGTAGAGCCTTTGGGGTGTTTCCGATGAGCTTCGAGCGCTGACGAGGTCCTTGGTGTCACAGGTCGTCCATCTCCCTTGGAATCCATGTGCTCCTCAGCTCTAACAATCTCTTTCGTAGACAAGATACATTTGTGCTTGGCAAAGCACTCTCGGCCAAGCCACCATCGCATAGACTCGGCGCTGACGTAAACAGGCGCAAACTGGAACATGCGATTGCGAAGGCCACGATCCCAACGGGCATCAGTCCAGTCAAACAGAAACGAGAAGACTTTGTAACCAAGCCAGCCATATAGACGGGGATCCAACAGTTtgtgcatctgcatcatgaaAGGGATAAATGCATGGATGCCAAACATGAGACGAAATAGACCTGGCGAAATGATTCGCATGAACTTGAAGTACATCTTACCGATTAACGGCCCAGCATATGCGGCTGGGGCGAGGGCACAGAATACGGTCAGCCTCTCGCCCAGCTCAGGTCGCTGTTCTTTGGCCAAGGCGACAAAGGTTTGAGTTGTACCTTGGGAGTGGCAGATAAGTCCAATCTTTTC
This region includes:
- a CDS encoding ATP synthase mitochondrial F1 complex assembly factor 1 encodes the protein MASLRIPALRRLVAAPIRTTRAINQRRWAQVHDIRFLATTQPSQAVVEKYKEKLNQKAQKEGLQSIDQLKAAYADKIDAERRKSGIEIPVGTIPQAPETPVVQPNADDPPGQDEPTRDPRDPPTTPPQYPPAGSDKPAIKTLNDIIDLPKARELPEKELTAIWRLRHASSEQNLCAVIPMSTYKAMEDAARAAPQFVLPVPHPAQGAEIHFLQWTFDAASKTSTVLFTQLAEYKNRGEFAQPHTTITHHLDLADERGLVLMQGQVLPDRGVTPENAKWLLMSLQRFYGGWDGEEVELTGERKDRAEERKKLLNWFAAGDSRFSVDKLLEEAERMG